A stretch of the Papaver somniferum cultivar HN1 chromosome 6, ASM357369v1, whole genome shotgun sequence genome encodes the following:
- the LOC113290784 gene encoding aspartic proteinase CDR1-like, producing MAASKLTFGSNPKLVDGSKVVSTPIIFKENQSFYYLTLEAISVGDIRVPFNTSTSINNEVLLEKGNIVIDSGSTVTSLPADFCAAFEAEMKKAITVDPVIDPNTSLRLCYPGDSDPSSVPTVTAHFTDADIVFNPLNLFKLNGDNDELFACLAFLPTDDVSIYGNIVQNNFIVEYDLVNKLVSFMSTTDCRMP from the exons ATGGCGG CAAGTAAATTAACCTTTGGCAGCAATCCTAAGCTAGTTGATGGATCAAAAGTTGTTTCAACTCCAATAATCTTTAAAGAAAACCAATCTTTCTATTATCTGACACTTGAAGCTATTAGTGTTGGTGATATTAGAGTTCCTTTCAACACCAGTACTAGCATCAATAATGAAGTACTACTTGAAAAAGGGAATATTGTTATCGACTCCGGTTCTACTGTAACATCTCTACCAGCTGATTTTTGCGCAGCATTTGAAGCAGAAATGAAGAAAGCCATTACAGTTGATCCCGTTATTGATCCTAATACAAGTTTAAGATTATGTTATCCAGGGGATTCAGACCCAAGTTCGGTTCCAACCGTTACTGCTCATTTTACTGATGCTGATATTGTTTTTAATCCCTTGAACCTTTTCAAACTAAACGGCGACAATGATGAGCTGTTTGCATGTCTAGCATTCCTTCCAACGGACGACGTGTCCATCTATGGGAATATAGTTCAGAATAACTTCATTGTGGAATATGACCTTGTGAACAAGTTGGTATCATTCATGTCAACAACAGATTGTCGAATGCCATAG